Proteins found in one Brachyspira murdochii DSM 12563 genomic segment:
- a CDS encoding flagellin N-terminal helical domain-containing protein has protein sequence MIINNNISAINAQRTLKFRNVELSKDMAALSSGLRINRAGDDASGLAVSEKMRTQIRGLRQAERNTQDGISFIQTTEGYLQESQDILQRIRELSVQSANGIYTDADRMLIQVEVSQLVDEVNRIASQAQFNTLNMLTGRFANPNEGGAPVASMWFHMGANMDERRRVYIGTMTAAALGLQTPEGVSISISSIDKANSAIGLVDEALMKVSKQRSNLGAYQNRLELTAQGLMIAYENTAASESRIRDTDMAETSVKFAKDQILSQANLAMLAQANTMNQGALRLIQ, from the coding sequence ATGATCATCAATAATAACATTAGTGCTATAAATGCACAGCGTACTTTAAAATTCAGAAATGTAGAACTATCTAAAGATATGGCTGCTCTTTCTTCTGGATTAAGAATTAACAGAGCCGGAGATGATGCTTCCGGACTTGCTGTATCTGAAAAAATGCGTACTCAAATCCGCGGTTTACGTCAGGCTGAAAGAAACACTCAAGACGGTATATCTTTCATTCAAACTACTGAAGGTTACCTTCAAGAAAGCCAAGACATTTTACAAAGAATACGTGAATTGTCTGTACAATCTGCTAACGGTATTTATACTGATGCTGACAGAATGCTTATTCAAGTTGAAGTTTCTCAATTAGTAGATGAAGTTAACCGTATTGCTAGCCAAGCTCAATTCAATACTCTTAACATGTTAACTGGAAGATTTGCTAATCCTAACGAAGGCGGAGCTCCTGTTGCTTCTATGTGGTTTCATATGGGTGCCAACATGGACGAAAGAAGAAGAGTTTATATAGGAACTATGACTGCTGCTGCTTTGGGATTACAAACTCCTGAAGGTGTTAGTATTTCTATTTCTTCTATAGACAAAGCTAACAGTGCTATAGGTTTAGTTGATGAAGCTTTAATGAAAGTTTCTAAACAAAGATCTAATTTAGGTGCTTATCAAAACAGATTAGAGCTTACTGCTCAAGGCTTAATGATAGCTTATGAAAACACTGCAGCTTCTGAAAGCAGAATAAGAGATACTGATATGGCTGAAACTTCTGTTAAATTTGCTAAAGACCAAATATTGAGTCAGGCTAATTTAGCTATGTTGGCTCAAGCTAATACTATGAACCAAGGTGCTTTACGTTTAATTCAATAA
- a CDS encoding lactate utilization protein produces MTVQEEYFQRLSLVLKEKFNKKGFAFDSFSSKEDAKKFVLSLIKENDTITFGGSISVNEMGILEDLKGYKNFIDRNNKELKAEAEIKAFASDVYLCSANAVTKNGDIVSTDGGGNRVAATIYGPKKVFLIVGRNKVCNTVEDAVKRVRSIAAGENSVRFKVDNPCCKGDMICDEENCDIENRLCAYTIIVNKCHIKDRIHIIFIDEELGF; encoded by the coding sequence ATGACAGTTCAGGAAGAATATTTTCAAAGATTATCTTTAGTTTTAAAAGAAAAGTTTAATAAAAAAGGTTTTGCTTTTGATAGTTTCAGCAGTAAGGAAGATGCAAAAAAGTTTGTATTATCTCTTATAAAAGAGAATGATACTATTACATTTGGCGGAAGCATATCAGTTAATGAAATGGGCATATTAGAAGATTTGAAAGGCTATAAGAATTTTATTGACAGAAATAATAAAGAATTAAAAGCAGAAGCAGAGATAAAAGCATTTGCAAGCGATGTTTATTTGTGTTCGGCTAATGCTGTAACAAAAAATGGTGATATTGTATCTACAGACGGCGGCGGAAACAGAGTTGCTGCTACTATTTATGGACCTAAAAAAGTATTTTTAATTGTTGGAAGAAATAAGGTTTGTAATACTGTAGAAGATGCTGTAAAAAGAGTAAGAAGTATTGCGGCAGGAGAAAACTCAGTAAGATTTAAAGTAGATAATCCTTGCTGCAAAGGTGATATGATTTGCGATGAGGAAAACTGCGATATAGAAAATAGATTATGTGCTTATACTATTATAGTTAACAAATGCCATATAAAAGACAGAATACATATAATATTTATAGATGAGGAATTAGGATTTTAG
- a CDS encoding glycosyltransferase family 117 protein yields MAKLSHLEKEYIKANYKNKSIDELTKKLEKDRELIEEYINNLQNSQKTSTKNNSKKEKSNKENSGNILSKLFSKKDNEEPIFKRYEIKPYHLSKIDAVFAAIAFLFTFFLYLFTLTPSLSAGDNGELTTAAYFLGVGHAPGYPFYTLMSKLFTYIPVGNIAWRTNLFSGTCAAIAMIFFYLIMVKVLGQNRVERGFSPIVQIPALFASIAFAISDNMWAQATMAEVYSLNILQIASMLLILVYWFENVWKHADDEVPYYGNKYLMAFGFLYGVALANHHVTLPFAFAPLLFIAIVLFLVHKDRYINHIETSFISIFVFLVLLFIGGFGYYRFIMNYEAYLYFPPGVASNDSIFSIIFKPFADMNIMSDIFTALANGSYLRPDMIQNLKAPFYPTLYKGMFLVFWPLFLVVVWCLVYRYFLCKIDKFNNDNDFITGISISYYKMLLMLAVGVMIYAYMPIRARALPPLNWGQLNEPSGWENLSYLFSMIHRKQYGTSGNDVAAAFILHPEQVSALINIFKTQLTVLGLLFLIPGLFQIFKKNKFIGIFSVFGLLSFAVSLMAYTNPPPSVRTLSFVEVFFLPATLYMLVIIGFGFQWYMEYFNTNIKNVLKPSKEESADTTLKPYHAISLIAIFAIMIPIFVMNLSRNNNSKDFSNHDYSYNMMNSLPDNAIFATEGGDNQVFGLVYYTMVERRRPDLKIYDQKGNVFERIYGNLMKTDGRWLGDISDAVDKDFIESGRPYYMAWRRDGLYRLGDYYFKAYGLVFKVQPIKYALVDELEFFKVLTVNDYKDIAKEHLKRDYENEKIAADLNALLDEGLISAARKNIYDGNEEITFVKMYELPFPEFKTEEDYWNSYTMQGTAEEISHYDFLTREIFVSSYSLAKIDMYNRKIKMYQKLLGFMGNGDIAKNGITRDEANQKIAEFQDLKKQEEERMLTIGFDMSNVYFAVGNQAIMDGNYERAALMFEELIKLEKLIYPAYFNLAASYEYLARSKDTPYDKEAEYLNKAKDVLTRAEKTFHRGKDMGDAAREQNQTYQQIKQFIARIDAQLKTTRQQADNLKAQAVKEDTFESYSSYANYIYQNRQDIEETLWAKLEARKRARTREHMVAVNKDISILYANIGDTASSINTLIDTLKMRDLTKDERTGLEFDLANIYLNSKMYDEAVSTYSKYTNELNQDGAFALYAIGHIYIEQNKVIEALNIYNDFKRVMSPLAATNDVIANLDKDVESRRLQIMQYLASMNNGQ; encoded by the coding sequence ATGGCAAAACTTTCACATCTGGAAAAAGAATATATCAAAGCTAATTATAAAAATAAAAGCATTGATGAGCTTACAAAAAAGCTAGAAAAAGACAGAGAATTAATAGAAGAATATATTAATAATCTGCAAAATAGTCAAAAAACTAGTACAAAAAATAATAGTAAAAAAGAAAAATCTAATAAAGAAAACAGCGGAAATATACTTTCAAAACTATTCTCAAAAAAAGATAATGAGGAGCCTATTTTTAAAAGGTATGAAATAAAACCATATCATCTTTCAAAAATAGACGCTGTATTTGCTGCTATAGCTTTTCTTTTCACATTCTTTTTGTATCTGTTTACACTCACTCCTTCACTTTCAGCAGGAGATAACGGAGAGCTTACAACGGCTGCTTACTTCTTGGGTGTAGGGCATGCCCCGGGATATCCTTTCTACACTTTAATGTCCAAATTATTTACTTATATACCAGTAGGAAATATAGCTTGGAGAACCAATTTATTTTCTGGTACTTGTGCTGCTATTGCTATGATTTTCTTCTATCTTATTATGGTAAAAGTATTGGGTCAAAACAGAGTTGAAAGAGGATTTTCTCCAATAGTACAAATACCAGCACTTTTTGCAAGTATTGCATTCGCTATATCTGATAATATGTGGGCACAGGCTACTATGGCAGAAGTTTACAGTTTGAACATACTTCAAATAGCTTCTATGCTTTTAATACTTGTTTATTGGTTTGAAAATGTATGGAAACATGCCGATGATGAAGTGCCTTATTATGGAAACAAATATTTAATGGCTTTTGGATTTCTTTATGGTGTAGCACTTGCAAATCACCATGTAACTTTACCTTTTGCTTTTGCTCCGCTTTTGTTTATAGCAATAGTTTTATTTTTGGTTCATAAAGACAGATACATTAATCATATAGAAACTTCTTTTATATCAATATTCGTATTTTTGGTATTATTATTTATAGGCGGTTTCGGATACTATAGATTTATTATGAATTATGAGGCTTATTTATATTTTCCTCCGGGGGTAGCTTCTAATGATTCAATATTCTCTATAATATTTAAGCCTTTTGCTGATATGAATATAATGAGCGATATATTTACAGCACTTGCAAACGGTTCTTATTTAAGACCAGATATGATACAGAATCTTAAAGCTCCATTCTACCCTACTCTATACAAGGGAATGTTTTTAGTATTCTGGCCTTTATTTTTAGTAGTTGTTTGGTGCTTAGTATATAGATATTTCTTGTGCAAAATAGATAAATTTAATAATGATAATGATTTTATAACAGGCATATCAATATCATATTATAAAATGCTTTTAATGCTTGCAGTAGGCGTTATGATATATGCGTACATGCCTATAAGAGCAAGAGCTTTGCCTCCTCTAAACTGGGGACAATTAAATGAACCTTCAGGCTGGGAAAATTTAAGCTATTTATTTAGTATGATACATAGAAAACAGTACGGTACTTCTGGAAACGATGTTGCTGCAGCATTCATACTTCACCCAGAACAAGTATCTGCTTTGATAAATATATTCAAAACTCAATTGACAGTATTAGGATTACTGTTCTTAATACCGGGACTATTTCAAATATTTAAGAAAAATAAATTTATAGGTATATTCTCAGTATTTGGGCTTTTAAGTTTTGCCGTATCACTTATGGCATATACTAATCCGCCTCCAAGTGTTAGAACTTTATCATTTGTAGAAGTATTCTTCCTTCCAGCAACTTTATATATGCTTGTGATAATAGGCTTTGGTTTTCAATGGTATATGGAATATTTTAATACTAATATAAAAAATGTATTAAAACCTTCTAAAGAAGAAAGTGCAGATACCACATTAAAACCTTATCATGCAATATCACTTATAGCAATATTTGCAATAATGATTCCTATATTTGTAATGAATCTAAGCCGTAATAATAACTCAAAAGATTTTAGCAACCATGACTATTCATACAATATGATGAACTCTCTTCCAGATAATGCAATATTTGCTACAGAAGGAGGAGACAACCAAGTATTCGGACTTGTATATTACACTATGGTTGAAAGAAGAAGACCAGATTTAAAAATATATGACCAAAAGGGTAATGTATTTGAAAGAATATACGGAAACCTTATGAAAACAGACGGCAGATGGCTAGGAGATATAAGCGATGCCGTTGATAAAGACTTTATAGAGTCTGGCAGACCTTATTATATGGCTTGGAGACGAGACGGACTTTACAGGCTTGGTGATTACTACTTCAAGGCTTATGGTTTAGTATTCAAAGTTCAGCCTATTAAATATGCTTTAGTTGATGAATTAGAGTTCTTTAAGGTACTTACTGTTAATGACTATAAAGATATTGCTAAAGAGCATTTAAAAAGAGATTATGAGAATGAAAAAATAGCAGCAGATTTAAATGCATTATTAGATGAAGGCTTAATTTCAGCAGCAAGAAAAAATATTTATGACGGAAACGAAGAGATAACTTTCGTAAAAATGTATGAGCTTCCTTTCCCAGAGTTTAAAACGGAAGAAGATTACTGGAACAGCTATACTATGCAGGGAACTGCTGAAGAGATTTCTCATTATGATTTCTTAACAAGAGAGATATTTGTAAGTTCATATTCTCTTGCTAAAATAGATATGTATAACAGAAAAATAAAAATGTATCAAAAACTTTTAGGCTTTATGGGTAATGGAGACATTGCTAAAAACGGCATTACAAGAGATGAAGCTAATCAAAAAATAGCAGAGTTTCAGGACTTAAAAAAGCAGGAAGAAGAAAGAATGCTTACTATAGGTTTTGATATGTCTAATGTATACTTTGCTGTGGGCAATCAGGCTATTATGGACGGCAATTATGAAAGAGCGGCTTTAATGTTTGAAGAGCTTATAAAATTAGAAAAACTTATTTATCCTGCTTATTTTAACTTAGCTGCTTCTTATGAATATTTGGCACGCTCAAAAGATACCCCTTATGATAAAGAGGCAGAGTATTTAAATAAAGCCAAAGATGTGCTTACCAGAGCAGAAAAAACTTTCCACAGAGGAAAAGATATGGGAGATGCGGCAAGAGAGCAGAATCAAACTTATCAGCAGATAAAACAATTTATTGCTAGAATAGATGCACAGCTTAAAACTACAAGACAGCAGGCTGATAATCTTAAAGCTCAGGCTGTGAAAGAAGATACTTTTGAAAGCTATTCTTCTTATGCTAATTATATATATCAAAACAGACAGGATATAGAAGAAACTCTATGGGCAAAATTAGAGGCTAGAAAAAGAGCAAGAACAAGAGAGCATATGGTAGCTGTTAATAAAGATATATCAATACTATATGCTAACATAGGAGACACTGCGAGTTCTATAAATACATTAATTGATACTCTTAAAATGAGAGATTTAACTAAAGACGAAAGAACAGGACTTGAATTTGATTTAGCTAATATATATCTCAACAGTAAAATGTATGATGAAGCTGTAAGTACATATTCTAAATACACTAATGAGCTTAATCAGGACGGTGCTTTTGCCTTATATGCTATAGGTCATATATATATAGAACAAAACAAAGTTATAGAGGCTTTAAATATATATAATGACTTCAAAAGAGTAATGTCGCCTTTAGCAGCAACTAATGATGTTATAGCTAATTTGGACAAAGATGTAGAAAGCAGAAGACTTCAGATAATGCAGTATTTAGCTTCTATGAATAACGGACAATAA
- a CDS encoding tetratricopeptide repeat protein, whose amino-acid sequence MYESFKNYYKEAVTYYNNKDYKNALEVFDKAIELNPNYAKSYLYRGVSKLLLSQKEEALEDFNRAIELDPNCAKFYFYRGINMVALNMDIEALKDFDKAIELDSNYVKAYLHRGLSKLVLNKNEEAISDFNKVIELDANFSEAYYLRGISKFGLDMHKKGMEDIDKVIELNPDNPFAYFLRGSIKKKLNKNKEALKDFEKYEEMEKQKSSI is encoded by the coding sequence ATGTACGAATCATTTAAAAATTATTATAAAGAAGCTGTTACATACTATAACAATAAAGACTATAAAAATGCATTAGAGGTATTTGATAAGGCTATAGAATTAAACCCTAATTATGCAAAAAGCTACCTATACAGAGGTGTTTCTAAATTATTACTTAGCCAAAAAGAGGAGGCTTTAGAAGATTTCAATAGGGCTATAGAATTAGATCCAAATTGTGCAAAGTTCTATTTCTATAGAGGTATTAACATGGTAGCGTTAAATATGGATATAGAAGCTTTAAAAGATTTTGATAAAGCTATAGAATTAGATTCCAATTATGTAAAAGCGTATCTGCATAGGGGGCTTTCTAAATTAGTATTGAATAAGAATGAAGAGGCAATATCAGATTTTAATAAAGTTATAGAATTAGACGCTAATTTTTCTGAAGCATACTATTTAAGAGGTATTTCTAAATTTGGATTGGACATGCATAAAAAAGGTATGGAAGATATTGATAAAGTAATAGAACTCAATCCTGATAATCCATTTGCATATTTTCTAAGAGGAAGTATTAAAAAGAAATTGAATAAAAACAAGGAAGCTCTTAAAGATTTTGAAAAATATGAAGAAATGGAAAAACAAAAATCATCAATATAG
- a CDS encoding peptide ABC transporter substrate-binding protein, whose protein sequence is MIRNIILILLSIVTIFSISCGGNSAEERNSKELFINAGEEPKTIDPTLSGNDFVYPRHVFETLITKDKEGNLQAGACESWDISEDGLTYTFYLRTNAIWSDGKKNVVADDFVYALQRAANPLSGAEYTSFIEYIKNAVKVLSSELPVEELGVKAIDDYTLEITLENPTGYFLDILTYPIFAPVRKDIIELYGDQWSLSPESYIGNGAFIMTERNPDEKIVMIKNTNYWNQNNIVPEKITFVMMKDATLALAGVKEGSLDFSVYIIEQDLEKLKEEGIVNIAPYFSTVAFGINATNEVLKDVRVRKALSLAIDRNYIVENVVPTAKSPTSAWVPVGAYDIEGDFRKNGGEYIDLSKEAYSNNVEMARKLMAEAGYPNGESFPVLEYKTTSDLVYINTAEAIQQMWKSALGVDLQISSMEWAAYQQMRSDKNYQLIRTLWIGDYSDPMTFLENYLSYRTQNTAGYSNAMFDSYIETARSTADQAVRMKAMHEAEKLLIAEDNLLIPIYNPSNPILVSKRLKDYVLTPLMEYQFHYAYLE, encoded by the coding sequence ATGATTAGAAATATTATATTAATTCTATTAAGTATAGTAACAATATTTAGCATATCATGCGGTGGTAATTCAGCCGAAGAAAGAAACAGTAAAGAACTATTTATAAATGCAGGAGAAGAACCTAAAACAATAGACCCTACCCTATCAGGAAATGATTTTGTATATCCAAGACATGTATTTGAAACATTAATAACAAAAGACAAAGAAGGCAATCTTCAGGCAGGTGCATGCGAAAGCTGGGATATATCCGAAGACGGACTTACATATACTTTTTATTTGAGAACCAATGCTATATGGTCTGACGGCAAAAAAAATGTAGTTGCTGATGATTTTGTATATGCATTACAAAGAGCAGCCAATCCTTTAAGCGGTGCTGAATATACTTCTTTTATAGAATATATAAAAAATGCAGTTAAAGTGCTTTCAAGCGAACTTCCTGTAGAAGAGCTAGGAGTTAAAGCTATTGATGATTATACTTTAGAAATAACATTGGAAAATCCTACAGGATATTTTTTAGATATTTTAACTTATCCTATATTTGCCCCAGTAAGAAAAGATATTATAGAACTGTACGGAGATCAATGGTCACTAAGTCCTGAAAGCTATATAGGAAACGGTGCTTTTATTATGACTGAAAGAAACCCTGATGAAAAAATTGTTATGATAAAAAATACCAACTATTGGAATCAAAATAATATAGTGCCGGAAAAAATTACTTTTGTAATGATGAAAGATGCTACTTTAGCACTTGCAGGAGTAAAAGAAGGCTCTTTAGATTTTTCTGTATATATTATTGAGCAAGATTTAGAAAAATTAAAAGAGGAAGGCATAGTAAATATAGCTCCTTATTTTTCTACTGTCGCATTTGGTATTAATGCTACTAATGAAGTATTAAAAGATGTAAGAGTAAGAAAAGCATTATCTTTGGCAATAGACAGAAACTATATAGTAGAAAATGTTGTACCTACAGCTAAAAGTCCTACAAGTGCTTGGGTGCCTGTTGGTGCTTATGATATAGAAGGCGATTTTAGAAAAAACGGAGGAGAATATATAGACTTATCAAAAGAAGCCTATTCCAATAACGTAGAAATGGCTAGAAAGTTAATGGCTGAAGCAGGATATCCTAATGGAGAAAGCTTTCCAGTACTTGAATACAAAACTACTTCTGACTTGGTATATATAAATACTGCAGAGGCTATTCAGCAAATGTGGAAATCTGCTTTGGGTGTAGACTTACAAATATCATCTATGGAATGGGCAGCATATCAGCAGATGAGAAGCGATAAAAATTATCAGCTTATAAGAACTTTATGGATTGGCGATTACAGCGATCCTATGACATTTTTAGAAAATTATTTGAGCTACAGAACTCAAAATACTGCAGGATACAGCAATGCTATGTTTGACAGCTATATAGAAACTGCAAGAAGCACTGCAGACCAAGCTGTAAGAATGAAGGCTATGCATGAAGCTGAAAAACTGCTTATAGCTGAAGACAATCTTCTTATACCTATATACAATCCTTCAAATCCTATTTTGGTAAGTAAAAGATTAAAAGATTATGTACTAACTCCTTTAATGGAATATCAATTTCATTATGCTTATTTAGAATAA
- a CDS encoding ankyrin repeat domain-containing protein: protein MKKIISFLFILVLSIPLYSQTSRFTRLTPEELTNLANPRRLSHRIFYTKPSQGPNAKWFDAVKEGNLDEIKRMVEAGQNIEVQDTYSLKQTALGWAAFIGYLDVVEYLVSKGANLYAGDTADVTSAFKSAILGGNIKVIEYLYPLYNGKLNLNEQDKRDGETMLMVAAGNSREDAVKFLLDKKVDVNIVSKQLNKSAYTYACESGNQNIIKMIEAAGGINVRTGKASCR, encoded by the coding sequence ATGAAAAAAATAATTTCTTTTTTATTTATCTTAGTATTATCAATTCCTCTTTATTCACAAACTTCAAGATTTACAAGGCTCACTCCAGAAGAGCTTACAAATCTTGCAAATCCAAGAAGACTCTCTCATAGAATATTTTATACAAAACCGTCTCAAGGTCCTAATGCAAAATGGTTTGATGCTGTAAAAGAAGGCAATCTTGATGAGATAAAAAGAATGGTAGAAGCAGGTCAGAATATAGAAGTTCAGGATACATACAGCTTAAAACAAACTGCTTTAGGCTGGGCTGCTTTTATAGGATATTTGGATGTTGTGGAGTATTTGGTATCTAAAGGTGCTAATTTATATGCCGGAGATACTGCTGATGTTACAAGTGCTTTTAAATCTGCTATACTTGGAGGCAATATTAAAGTAATAGAGTATTTATATCCTTTATACAATGGTAAATTAAATCTTAATGAGCAGGATAAAAGAGACGGAGAAACAATGCTTATGGTAGCAGCAGGAAACAGCAGAGAAGATGCAGTTAAATTTTTACTTGATAAAAAAGTTGATGTAAATATAGTAAGTAAACAGTTAAATAAATCAGCCTATACATATGCATGTGAATCAGGCAATCAGAATATAATTAAGATGATAGAGGCAGCGGGCGGAATTAATGTACGTACTGGAAAGGCTTCATGTAGATAG
- a CDS encoding methyl-accepting chemotaxis protein — translation MENKKSLGLQFKIFVLLSISILIMFITIISYMVSHNISNSKEKGFASAEYMVSTYAKDIEREMASYISMLKTISLSLKNDVLNSSVTRQSHAEVLGEILKNNKNLFAIYEMWEKNAFDGRDNDFIDTDYGSENDGRYGPAFFYDDNTVTYDKVYQEEFDANPDYYTIPKDTKQLYISDVEKDDTYTGADTVLTVSVVEPILDNSGKFLGMVGVDFSAANLVKIVSAISTNEGMEGYLINQSGTILASTNTMNIGKEISSIYTDNASQIMNAVENSIKYSFINKIDGKKMFNIIVPLTSLKDNYNSIVLLVSVPEMVIVKENIINAVITSILAIFVLIIFLIIINILIKKSLIDPILKILHVSEKLSSGDLTSYKNEALSKRKDEIGMIFNSIQNTQNILSNIIKQILDSTNAMENASKNVSAGSADLSNRTEKQRDDLKLINETMTNTLKVIDKTTNDIAVTNDKIQVLTDSSEHCYNLSKESMALMEDITKATAEISNITKMIDDIAMQTNILALNASVEAARAGEQGKGFAVVAAEVRNLAQTSQESVKNITSIVNNSIEKINEGNSKIKETMNALEDITNKAKESSDIVSQMVESSTQQDASAREVQIAVNSVDISAEQNTALVKTNADIVIDMEKETEKLADLMKFFIINK, via the coding sequence ATGGAAAATAAAAAATCATTAGGACTTCAATTTAAAATATTTGTATTATTAAGCATATCAATACTAATAATGTTCATAACTATTATATCATATATGGTTTCGCATAATATTTCAAATTCAAAAGAGAAAGGTTTTGCTTCAGCTGAATATATGGTTAGTACTTATGCTAAAGATATAGAAAGAGAAATGGCATCATATATATCTATGCTTAAAACTATATCTCTTTCTCTAAAAAATGATGTATTAAATTCTTCAGTTACAAGACAATCGCATGCTGAAGTTTTGGGAGAAATTCTTAAAAACAATAAAAACTTATTTGCTATATATGAGATGTGGGAGAAAAATGCCTTTGACGGAAGAGACAATGATTTTATAGATACTGATTACGGCTCTGAAAATGACGGAAGATACGGACCTGCATTTTTTTATGATGATAATACCGTTACTTATGATAAAGTTTATCAGGAAGAGTTTGATGCAAATCCAGACTACTACACTATACCAAAAGATACTAAACAGCTTTATATAAGCGATGTAGAAAAAGATGATACTTATACAGGAGCTGATACTGTACTTACTGTAAGTGTTGTTGAACCTATACTTGATAATTCCGGAAAGTTTTTAGGTATGGTTGGTGTGGATTTTTCTGCTGCAAATTTGGTAAAAATAGTTTCTGCTATATCTACTAATGAAGGTATGGAAGGTTATTTGATAAATCAGTCTGGTACTATTCTTGCTTCTACAAATACTATGAACATAGGAAAAGAGATTTCAAGCATATATACTGATAATGCAAGTCAAATAATGAATGCTGTAGAAAATAGTATCAAGTATTCTTTTATTAACAAAATAGACGGAAAAAAAATGTTTAATATTATAGTACCTTTAACTTCATTAAAGGATAATTATAATTCAATAGTGCTTCTTGTAAGTGTGCCAGAGATGGTTATAGTAAAAGAAAATATAATAAATGCTGTTATAACATCTATACTGGCTATTTTTGTACTTATTATATTTTTAATTATAATAAATATCTTAATAAAGAAAAGTTTGATAGATCCTATATTAAAAATATTACATGTTTCAGAAAAATTAAGCAGCGGAGATTTAACTTCATATAAAAACGAAGCATTAAGCAAAAGAAAAGATGAAATAGGAATGATATTTAACTCTATTCAAAATACTCAGAATATACTGTCAAATATAATAAAACAAATATTAGATTCTACTAATGCTATGGAAAATGCAAGCAAGAATGTTAGTGCGGGAAGTGCAGATCTTTCAAACAGAACTGAAAAACAGAGAGATGATCTTAAACTTATAAATGAAACTATGACAAATACATTAAAAGTAATAGATAAAACAACTAATGATATAGCAGTAACTAATGATAAAATACAAGTTCTTACTGATTCAAGCGAGCATTGCTACAATTTATCAAAAGAATCCATGGCTCTTATGGAAGATATTACTAAAGCAACTGCTGAAATATCAAATATAACAAAAATGATAGATGATATAGCAATGCAGACTAATATACTTGCTCTTAATGCTTCTGTAGAGGCAGCACGTGCTGGTGAACAAGGAAAAGGGTTTGCTGTTGTAGCAGCTGAAGTAAGAAACCTAGCTCAGACTTCTCAGGAATCTGTAAAAAATATTACTAGTATAGTTAATAACAGTATAGAAAAAATCAATGAAGGAAACAGTAAAATAAAAGAAACTATGAACGCTTTGGAAGATATAACAAATAAGGCTAAAGAAAGCAGCGATATAGTAAGTCAAATGGTTGAATCTTCCACTCAGCAGGACGCTTCGGCAAGAGAAGTACAAATTGCTGTTAATAGTGTCGATATTAGTGCCGAACAAAATACTGCCTTGGTAAAAACAAATGCTGATATAGTTATCGATATGGAAAAAGAAACTGAAAAACTTGCTGATCTGATGAAATTCTTTATTATTAATAAATAA